In a single window of the Salmo trutta chromosome 21, fSalTru1.1, whole genome shotgun sequence genome:
- the LOC115157283 gene encoding zinc finger protein 232-like isoform X2, producing the protein MESTYKWSKGCDEDAGERTSFEQNAREKDDQLDQNRPQPPAEEVEGFEENRSGHKEKDSGLELVKTEQEEYDVISLHTSGSEHDTEKSDHEETEFAVDERESQLWASLTERNCDSEGPDYHKCTEQYPLDQDTDIQLIQSAVEGLNSGPSSEMGDINRVMTEEMRAQSVWNDRRSTPTDLAQPGQHRETMHPERRQDGTTTRVPSDKQTLANEGVAYSNVWLNNVFSLAPNCSNGFNSAKVSPRRTPAREKWFVCSFCGKSFDRVGHLEMHQRIHTGEKPYSCVMCGRCFAQQSNLRRHQRVHRGLTTKQTVY; encoded by the exons atggagtcaacatacaagt GGTCCAAAGGGTGTGATGAGGATGCTGGTGAAAGGACTTCATTTGAGCAGAACGCCAGAGAGAAAGACGACCAACTGGATCAAAATAGACCACAGCCACCTGCAGAAGAAGTAGAGGGATTTGAAGAGAACAGGTCAGGCCACAAAGAGAAGGATAGTGGACTAGAGTTAGTGAAGACTGAGCAGGAAGAGTATGATGTTATTTCACTACATACATCAGGAAGTGAACATGACACAGAGAAATCCGATCATGAGGAAACTGAGTTTgctgtggatgagagagagagtcagctctGGGCGTCTTTAACAGAGCGCAACTGTGACTCGGAGGGTCCAGATTACCATAAGTGCACAGAACAATATCCACTGGATCAAGATACAGACATACAGCTCATTCAAAGTGCAGTGGAGGGTCTCAATAGCGGTCCATCATCAGAGATGGGTGACATTAACAGAGTTATGACAGAAGAGATGCGAGCACAGTCTGTTTGGAATGACAGAAGAAGTACCCCTACAGATTTGGCACAGCCAGGACAGCACAGAGAAACCATGCACCCAGAGAGAAGGCAGGATGGGACAACTACCAGAGTGCCGTCAGACAAACAAACGCTAGCCAATGAGGGTGTAGCATATTCCAATGTTTGGCTAAACAACGTATTCTCACTTGCCCCAAATTGTTCAAATGGTTTCAACTCAGCAAAGGTATCCCCAAGGAGAACCCCAGCAAGAGAGAAGTGGTTTGTTTGCTCCTTCTGTGGAAAGAGCTTTGACCGGGTCGGTCACCTGGAGATGCATCAGCGGATTCATACgggagagaaaccgtacagctgtGTGATGTGCGGAAGGTGTTTCGCTCAGCAGAGTAATCTCCgcagacaccagcgagtacacaggGGCCTCACAACAAAGCAAACTGTCTACTGA
- the LOC115157283 gene encoding zinc finger protein 16-like isoform X1 yields the protein MLFQENMTNCVTFQTKLTSVMDVLAKTAVAEISKLFDDGFAVLRLEMCRRENEIEALKIKLLFMENERQTTRSKAREAGCSSTCSSSSSRTEQGSKGCDEDAGERTSFEQNAREKDDQLDQNRPQPPAEEVEGFEENRSGHKEKDSGLELVKTEQEEYDVISLHTSGSEHDTEKSDHEETEFAVDERESQLWASLTERNCDSEGPDYHKCTEQYPLDQDTDIQLIQSAVEGLNSGPSSEMGDINRVMTEEMRAQSVWNDRRSTPTDLAQPGQHRETMHPERRQDGTTTRVPSDKQTLANEGVAYSNVWLNNVFSLAPNCSNGFNSAKVSPRRTPAREKWFVCSFCGKSFDRVGHLEMHQRIHTGEKPYSCVMCGRCFAQQSNLRRHQRVHRGLTTKQTVY from the exons ATGTTATTCCAGGAGAATATGACAAATTGTGTTACTTTTCAGACCAAATTAACCTCCGTTATGGATGTGTTGGCCAAAACTGCGGTGGCAGAAATAAGTAAATTATTCGATGATGGGTTTGCTGTTTTACGCTTGGAAATGTGCAGAAGAGAAAATGAAATAGAAGCCTTAAAAATCAAATTATTGTTTATGGAGAACGAACGGCAAACGACAAGGTCCAAAGCGCGAGAAGCAGGCTGTTCTTCCACATGCTCGTCGTCTTCCAGCAGAACGGAGCAGG GGTCCAAAGGGTGTGATGAGGATGCTGGTGAAAGGACTTCATTTGAGCAGAACGCCAGAGAGAAAGACGACCAACTGGATCAAAATAGACCACAGCCACCTGCAGAAGAAGTAGAGGGATTTGAAGAGAACAGGTCAGGCCACAAAGAGAAGGATAGTGGACTAGAGTTAGTGAAGACTGAGCAGGAAGAGTATGATGTTATTTCACTACATACATCAGGAAGTGAACATGACACAGAGAAATCCGATCATGAGGAAACTGAGTTTgctgtggatgagagagagagtcagctctGGGCGTCTTTAACAGAGCGCAACTGTGACTCGGAGGGTCCAGATTACCATAAGTGCACAGAACAATATCCACTGGATCAAGATACAGACATACAGCTCATTCAAAGTGCAGTGGAGGGTCTCAATAGCGGTCCATCATCAGAGATGGGTGACATTAACAGAGTTATGACAGAAGAGATGCGAGCACAGTCTGTTTGGAATGACAGAAGAAGTACCCCTACAGATTTGGCACAGCCAGGACAGCACAGAGAAACCATGCACCCAGAGAGAAGGCAGGATGGGACAACTACCAGAGTGCCGTCAGACAAACAAACGCTAGCCAATGAGGGTGTAGCATATTCCAATGTTTGGCTAAACAACGTATTCTCACTTGCCCCAAATTGTTCAAATGGTTTCAACTCAGCAAAGGTATCCCCAAGGAGAACCCCAGCAAGAGAGAAGTGGTTTGTTTGCTCCTTCTGTGGAAAGAGCTTTGACCGGGTCGGTCACCTGGAGATGCATCAGCGGATTCATACgggagagaaaccgtacagctgtGTGATGTGCGGAAGGTGTTTCGCTCAGCAGAGTAATCTCCgcagacaccagcgagtacacaggGGCCTCACAACAAAGCAAACTGTCTACTGA